The following proteins come from a genomic window of Nostoc sp. KVJ3:
- a CDS encoding type IV pilin-like G/H family protein, with protein sequence MNLFLKLDKKTQFKALFLLIFIPFIWIILPPILYNLFPLNFSNESWATSSVGLASIGMMTRGQQRYFLEHNGIFSKSIPEIDIALKEQMSNSSKNYNYSIKITPISAFNYANPRREYVKKGWFVKIPVIGYVSGVFIVPNTKNSKNELTTFAIICQNKLPGTIHLSDPIYQNGILTCGLGTIKLQKPK encoded by the coding sequence ATGAATCTTTTCTTAAAACTTGATAAAAAAACACAATTCAAGGCTCTATTTTTGCTAATATTTATTCCTTTTATCTGGATTATATTGCCACCAATTTTATATAATTTATTCCCTTTAAATTTTAGTAATGAAAGTTGGGCTACATCATCAGTAGGACTGGCTTCAATTGGCATGATGACTCGTGGTCAGCAGAGATACTTCTTAGAGCATAATGGCATTTTTAGTAAGTCGATTCCTGAAATAGACATTGCTCTTAAAGAACAAATGTCAAATTCGTCAAAAAACTATAATTATTCTATAAAAATAACCCCAATCTCTGCATTCAATTATGCAAATCCCCGACGAGAGTATGTAAAAAAGGGATGGTTCGTAAAAATACCAGTAATAGGTTATGTTAGTGGTGTATTTATTGTACCTAATACTAAAAATTCTAAAAATGAACTAACAACTTTCGCAATTATATGTCAAAACAAATTACCAGGCACTATCCACTTAAGCGATCCGATTTATCAAAATGGTATTCTTACTTGTGGTTTGGGAACTATAAAATTGCAGAAACCCAAATAA
- a CDS encoding WD40 repeat domain-containing protein, with the protein MLDNWLSKKQIWLLRGVAIIIFLIQVGAYFWSIYRATNICKLSQPHSQYCDLTVVRKLSGVAEAIALSSDGHTLVGGGGKSFSVWHLPSQQPQLTLKGDANDIYDLALSADGQTLVSGSLGKTIKVWNLATGKLKFTLKGHSEVVNALVITPNQQTIVSASSDNTIKIWNLATGQLTSTLAQTPDAVITLALTPDGKTLVSGDSSNHITVWDLGTGRKRTTLTGHYGAVSALAISRDGQLLASGSAKQVKVWNLTTEKLLQDFGGFYFPQITIAFSPDGQSLIAGGGYKPYRVWNLVTGNMEATLPDVSNWSGAMVFSRDGKTLFSATEDGITEWKIPAPNHP; encoded by the coding sequence ATGTTAGACAACTGGTTGAGCAAAAAACAGATATGGTTGCTGCGTGGTGTAGCGATTATAATTTTTTTGATACAAGTTGGAGCATATTTCTGGAGCATTTACCGAGCAACGAATATCTGCAAGTTGTCGCAGCCTCATTCCCAGTATTGCGATTTGACAGTAGTGCGAAAGTTAAGTGGAGTAGCAGAAGCGATCGCCCTTTCTTCTGATGGTCACACCTTAGTGGGGGGCGGTGGCAAAAGCTTTAGCGTCTGGCATTTGCCAAGTCAGCAGCCGCAATTAACCCTCAAAGGAGACGCGAATGATATTTATGACCTTGCGCTTTCTGCTGATGGTCAGACTTTGGTAAGTGGGAGTTTAGGCAAGACCATTAAGGTCTGGAATTTAGCGACGGGAAAACTCAAATTTACGCTCAAAGGGCATTCTGAAGTTGTAAATGCACTGGTGATCACACCCAATCAGCAAACAATTGTGAGTGCCAGTTCCGACAATACCATTAAGATATGGAATTTGGCGACTGGACAATTAACAAGCACATTGGCACAAACACCGGATGCTGTAATAACTTTGGCGCTGACTCCAGATGGCAAGACTTTGGTTAGTGGCGATTCGAGCAATCACATCACTGTATGGGATCTGGGAACTGGACGAAAGCGCACCACTTTGACTGGACATTATGGTGCAGTATCTGCTTTAGCAATTAGTCGTGACGGTCAGTTGCTCGCTAGTGGTAGTGCCAAGCAGGTAAAAGTGTGGAACCTGACAACAGAAAAATTGTTGCAGGATTTTGGGGGCTTCTATTTTCCGCAGATCACCATCGCCTTTAGTCCTGATGGGCAATCTTTAATTGCTGGTGGAGGATATAAACCATATCGGGTTTGGAATCTGGTAACAGGAAATATGGAAGCAACTCTGCCCGATGTAAGCAACTGGTCGGGAGCAATGGTATTTAGTAGGGATGGTAAGACTTTGTTTAGTGCAACAGAGGACGGAATTACAGAGTGGAAAATTCCTGCACCAAACCACCCGTAA
- a CDS encoding exonuclease domain-containing protein has protein sequence MDFVVLDTEGKPELSELAIVDSQGRLIYEGFSSDYPNHNKNLPNLKSLKTLLTEFLSLVQGKKIVCHYALHDIEILQSSFRRVGLFCPKLEFECTWEKAKSVWSELESHSLEHLSKHFNLQVNNRYFIRDMAHAARYDAQFTYQLYRQMMIEQLKQKPNPFSASRVDTPFQTHPDYFATYRQEYLTLESILADIKLDSNRQSKGVVVIGEPGTGKTHLMMRLANERLANNRLLFIRQPNHPKAVLHHIYSRILESLVQSVGSATQLDYLIINSFYKILGFRVTSQKDQEIIKALQDKNLDALGAEGTGRRRDYWQHIEKRINEWWAGHYSSGGFALAILKGIVKYCSYTDPRRKDITTRWLAANILSKEEAELVGLPNWGEDLSQEAFSLEAISVLAKLSILDEPLIIVFDQLEGLGLSHNREILLNFGEAIKEIFTHVPNSLIILNMFPDRWEQFQASFDNSIIGRVSQYQIYLRQPDETELEAILRVKLQALDIPLELLFSSEDLEDILGQKPIRGVLNRAADYYNYRVRQIPLASVKENLHKLDSKEQLEQQLRIVQQQQQKLTEAFLDLVQAIQEQGPSVDLTKLRQQFLPEPPKLQLHTSDNIIEYLTRKKAELEQQYSNLPIISDYDDMGKLKTIAEAFNHIKPIRLTQYRLGKRVLPEHLVVETGNKNYVMGFLQVDPSTSSFTSRITNFNELVSLHPHDRFGLFRDERLTEVKGKVGRERITQLNNSLNGKFKPFAKDDRIALDLTYQTIIDIQNRDLDVDLESVLKVFITYKEWHHWLFSMFELGKSFAKAA, from the coding sequence ATGGACTTTGTAGTTTTAGACACTGAGGGGAAACCGGAATTAAGTGAATTGGCGATAGTGGATAGTCAAGGACGGTTGATCTATGAAGGGTTTTCTAGTGATTATCCCAATCACAACAAGAATCTGCCTAACCTTAAAAGTCTCAAAACTCTGCTTACAGAGTTTCTGTCCCTTGTCCAAGGGAAGAAAATAGTCTGCCACTATGCCTTGCATGATATTGAGATACTTCAGTCCAGTTTTCGCCGAGTTGGTCTTTTTTGCCCCAAACTAGAATTCGAGTGTACTTGGGAAAAAGCAAAAAGTGTTTGGTCAGAGCTAGAAAGCCATTCCCTAGAACATCTGAGTAAGCATTTTAATTTGCAGGTAAATAACCGCTACTTTATTCGAGATATGGCTCATGCTGCTCGATATGATGCCCAGTTTACTTACCAGCTTTATCGTCAGATGATGATTGAGCAATTAAAACAAAAGCCCAATCCATTTAGTGCTAGTCGGGTTGATACTCCGTTTCAGACTCACCCTGATTATTTTGCCACTTACCGCCAAGAATATCTTACTCTTGAGTCAATTTTGGCTGACATCAAACTAGATTCCAACCGCCAGAGTAAAGGAGTCGTAGTTATTGGAGAGCCAGGGACTGGTAAAACCCACTTGATGATGAGACTAGCCAATGAGCGACTAGCCAATAATCGACTATTATTTATCCGCCAACCGAACCATCCCAAAGCAGTGCTGCATCACATCTACAGCCGCATTTTGGAATCCCTAGTACAGTCGGTTGGTTCTGCTACTCAATTGGACTACCTGATTATCAATAGCTTTTATAAAATTCTCGGTTTCCGAGTTACATCTCAGAAAGACCAAGAAATTATTAAAGCTCTACAAGATAAAAATTTAGATGCGCTTGGAGCAGAAGGAACTGGGCGCAGACGAGATTACTGGCAACACATTGAAAAACGAATCAACGAGTGGTGGGCGGGTCATTATTCTTCTGGAGGTTTTGCTCTTGCTATTCTCAAGGGAATTGTTAAGTATTGTAGTTATACTGACCCACGACGCAAAGATATTACTACCCGTTGGTTAGCTGCTAACATCTTATCTAAAGAAGAGGCAGAATTAGTTGGTTTGCCAAATTGGGGAGAAGACCTCAGCCAAGAAGCCTTTTCTTTGGAAGCAATTTCAGTTTTGGCTAAACTATCTATCTTGGATGAACCCTTAATTATCGTCTTCGATCAGCTAGAAGGATTGGGGCTTTCACATAACCGAGAAATCTTACTGAATTTTGGGGAAGCTATCAAGGAAATTTTTACTCACGTTCCTAATAGTTTAATTATTCTCAATATGTTTCCAGATCGATGGGAACAGTTTCAAGCTAGCTTTGATAACTCAATTATTGGTAGAGTCTCCCAGTACCAGATTTATTTACGTCAGCCAGATGAAACAGAACTTGAAGCGATTTTGCGGGTGAAGCTTCAGGCACTTGATATTCCTCTAGAACTATTATTTAGCTCTGAAGATTTGGAAGATATTCTTGGACAAAAGCCAATTCGAGGGGTATTAAACCGAGCAGCAGACTATTATAACTACAGGGTTCGTCAAATTCCTCTAGCATCTGTCAAAGAAAACCTGCATAAGCTTGATAGTAAAGAACAACTAGAGCAACAGCTGAGAATTGTACAGCAACAACAGCAAAAACTAACCGAAGCATTTCTAGATTTGGTTCAAGCGATACAGGAACAAGGGCCGTCAGTTGATTTAACAAAATTGCGTCAGCAGTTTCTTCCTGAACCTCCTAAGCTTCAACTACATACCTCAGATAACATTATTGAGTATTTAACTCGAAAGAAGGCTGAACTTGAGCAGCAGTATAGTAACCTTCCGATCATTTCTGATTATGATGACATGGGTAAACTAAAAACTATTGCTGAAGCTTTTAACCATATAAAGCCAATTAGACTAACTCAATATCGTTTGGGAAAGCGAGTTTTACCAGAACATCTTGTGGTTGAGACTGGTAATAAAAATTATGTAATGGGGTTTCTGCAAGTTGACCCAAGTACTTCATCTTTTACTAGCCGAATCACTAATTTCAATGAGCTAGTAAGCCTGCATCCTCATGACCGTTTTGGTTTATTTCGAGATGAGCGATTAACTGAAGTCAAGGGGAAAGTAGGAAGAGAGAGAATAACTCAACTGAATAATTCCCTGAATGGAAAGTTTAAGCCGTTCGCCAAGGACGATAGAATTGCTTTGGATTTGACCTATCAGACAATTATTGACATTCAAAATAGGGATTTGGATGTTGATTTGGAATCAGTTTTAAAAGTATTTATCACTTATAAAGAATGGCATCACTGGCTGTTCAGTATGTTTGAACTGGGTAAATCTTTTGCAAAAGCAGCATAA
- a CDS encoding endonuclease NucS domain-containing protein, protein MLAGAALRKTGEGWEFASEAALEDFIWENLQQLLSLTPLKRQYAAKGEFCDILALNESKQLVILELKNAEDRYVIQQLTRYYDNLLDERPFCEQIDYHQPVKLIAAAPSFHRHNLIDCKYNLLKIDLLQIQVFKDNQQFQLCLQDISTNQTWSIPISYQELNFSSTKHGISETPQLLLDWLGACSAEEQQGILKLREKILSFDERIKEQIESRNTIRYGKGKSKPVAEFCYQRTSHKPVVFFWLPTPNSRQKEVIGRLRLWLEGEIVTHLGHIPEGFGRMKLQSEWDAIPREKRPRNLYWSLSHKSFMPVPISQGYNDVSNSLESLADLALTKWLTRI, encoded by the coding sequence ATGCTGGCTGGTGCTGCTTTAAGAAAAACAGGTGAGGGTTGGGAGTTTGCGTCCGAAGCTGCCTTAGAAGATTTTATTTGGGAGAATCTACAGCAATTATTAAGTTTGACACCTCTCAAACGGCAGTATGCGGCTAAGGGCGAATTCTGCGATATCTTAGCTTTGAACGAAAGCAAACAGTTAGTTATTTTAGAACTAAAAAATGCTGAAGATAGATATGTTATCCAGCAGCTAACCCGTTATTATGATAATTTGCTAGATGAGCGACCTTTTTGTGAACAAATAGACTATCACCAACCAGTTAAACTGATAGCTGCCGCACCTTCATTCCACAGACATAATCTGATTGATTGCAAGTATAATCTGCTCAAAATTGATTTATTGCAGATTCAAGTATTCAAAGACAATCAACAGTTCCAGTTGTGTTTGCAAGACATCAGCACTAATCAAACTTGGTCAATTCCTATTTCCTATCAAGAGCTAAATTTCAGTAGTACAAAACATGGCATTTCAGAAACACCACAATTACTTTTAGATTGGCTAGGTGCTTGTTCAGCAGAGGAACAGCAAGGAATTCTTAAGCTTCGAGAGAAAATTTTGAGCTTTGATGAGCGAATCAAGGAACAAATTGAGAGTAGAAATACTATCAGGTATGGCAAGGGTAAATCGAAACCTGTGGCTGAATTTTGCTATCAAAGGACATCTCATAAACCAGTTGTATTTTTCTGGTTGCCAACTCCTAACTCACGGCAAAAAGAAGTAATTGGTCGGTTACGGCTATGGCTAGAAGGTGAAATAGTTACTCATCTAGGTCATATACCAGAAGGTTTTGGGCGAATGAAACTTCAATCCGAATGGGATGCCATACCACGAGAAAAACGTCCTAGAAATTTATATTGGAGTCTTTCTCATAAATCATTTATGCCCGTCCCAATTTCCCAAGGTTACAACGATGTTTCTAACTCTTTAGAATCACTAGCAGATTTAGCACTAACCAAATGGCTTACTAGAATTTAG
- a CDS encoding class I SAM-dependent methyltransferase: protein MNDVPKIKDEVCRTALIMATKRAIEADRPDHLFDDPLATQLAGETGQAWREKWEQEDSDNLLGSALRIQFVAVRTRFFDDFILSVLPEAKQLVFLGVGLDTRAFRLSFPPQARLYELDLPELIQYREAILQDKPAKCHRQAIAADLTQPWSHLLLQQGFDINIPTLWLMEGLLMYLNEAEVNELLKTINQLSTNGSHLGADLVSVKSWQVGAKHQNGLISKHWRFGTDEPEQLFAAHSWNASVIQPGEIRANYGRYAVELTPREIKGIRRSFLVTARKESITL from the coding sequence ATGAATGATGTGCCTAAAATTAAAGATGAAGTTTGCCGCACTGCACTGATAATGGCAACTAAACGTGCAATAGAAGCTGACAGACCAGACCACCTGTTTGATGATCCATTAGCCACACAGTTAGCTGGAGAGACAGGGCAAGCTTGGCGGGAGAAATGGGAACAGGAGGATAGCGATAATCTCCTTGGTAGTGCGCTTCGGATTCAGTTTGTTGCAGTCCGTACCCGCTTCTTTGATGACTTCATCTTGTCTGTGTTGCCCGAAGCTAAACAGTTAGTCTTTCTAGGAGTCGGGTTAGACACAAGAGCATTTCGTCTATCCTTCCCACCACAGGCTCGTTTGTACGAATTAGATTTGCCAGAATTAATCCAGTACAGAGAAGCAATCCTACAAGATAAACCTGCCAAGTGTCATCGTCAGGCGATCGCTGCTGATCTAACGCAACCTTGGTCACATCTGCTTTTACAACAGGGCTTTGACATCAACATACCCACACTTTGGCTAATGGAAGGGCTGTTGATGTACTTGAATGAAGCAGAAGTTAATGAGTTACTCAAAACAATTAACCAGTTGAGTACAAATGGCAGTCACTTGGGGGCTGATTTGGTCAGTGTCAAGTCATGGCAAGTTGGGGCTAAACATCAGAATGGCTTGATTAGCAAGCACTGGCGTTTCGGTACAGACGAACCAGAACAGTTGTTTGCTGCTCACAGTTGGAATGCTTCAGTAATTCAACCAGGAGAAATCAGAGCAAATTACGGACGATATGCTGTCGAATTGACCCCACGCGAAATCAAAGGTATACGGCGTTCTTTTTTGGTTACAGCAAGGAAAGAATCGATAACTTTATAG
- a CDS encoding helicase-related protein, protein MNHSPGSIVTCRSRQWVILPSENQDVIRLRPLSGNEDEIAGIYHKLLEEELEKIESATFPLPQATSVQDHAAALLLMDAARLLLRSGAGPFRCLGRLSLRPRPYQLVPLLMALKLETVKLLVADDVGIGKTIEAGLIARELLDRGEVKGIAVLCPPHLCDQWQQELSEKFHIDAVVVRSGTASKLERNIPNNDSVFSYYRHLIVSLDYAKAERRRASFITHCPDLVIVDEAHTCARPNKTTTSQQQRHQLITEIAQKQEQHLLLLTATPHSGIEESFLSLLGLLKPEFEHFNLNSLTDKQRDHLANHFVQRRRADVKLWLGNETPFPERESSEESYKLSKEYKELFDEVYDFARGLVKTTTADMSHAQRRGRYWSALALIRCVMSSPAAAIATLNRQVSKSGDRLLADLDEDLMSSYVHDPTEQEQAVDASPTLVIEQGQQSYKDADKRKLKAFVQAAEKLQGGKDQKLQSCIATVESFLKDEMNPIVWCRYIATANYVADALKQKLEKKGSQIRVIAITGELSEDERETRLEELKSYPQRVLVATDCLSEGVNLQTHFSAVIHYDLPWNPNRLEQREGRIDRYGQTATKVKACLLYGRDNPVDGAVLDVLIRKAVQIHKSLGITVPVPMESTTVAEAVFKSLFERTTEVIQLSLFEFQEESAVDKVHKNWDKAVEREKTNRTRFAQRAIKPEQVEQELIDSDQILGNEQDVERFVLSACDRISCSLIKKKQGWLLSQPPDFLKSTLGDKSRLLSFTTPAPEGVEYVGRNHPLVEGLARYILEDALSHNIEPIAARCGFTTTNAVQKRTTLLLVRLRHLLDRSKRTTETRNTTSLLAEECAVIGFTGSPSSPSWLTQLEATSLLQQAKPVSDVTKAMKQIEIGELLQRLEELQPDLEKFARERAEELLQSHRRVRAMTQEGRIRVTPQLPMDVLGIFILHPDVSKRLVVVQSTSTCQ, encoded by the coding sequence ATGAACCATTCACCTGGTTCAATAGTCACCTGTCGCAGTCGGCAATGGGTGATACTACCTTCAGAAAATCAAGATGTTATTCGTCTACGACCCCTTTCAGGCAATGAGGATGAAATTGCTGGTATCTACCACAAGCTTTTAGAAGAAGAGCTAGAGAAGATTGAATCAGCTACATTTCCTCTACCTCAAGCTACTAGCGTACAAGATCATGCAGCCGCACTTTTGCTTATGGATGCTGCACGTCTTTTACTCCGTAGCGGTGCAGGGCCTTTTCGCTGTTTAGGACGGTTGTCATTGCGTCCTCGTCCTTACCAGTTAGTTCCTTTATTGATGGCACTAAAGTTAGAGACGGTAAAACTGCTTGTAGCTGATGACGTGGGTATTGGTAAGACCATCGAAGCTGGATTAATAGCTCGTGAATTGCTAGACCGAGGTGAAGTTAAGGGAATTGCAGTACTGTGTCCACCACATTTATGCGATCAGTGGCAGCAGGAATTAAGTGAAAAGTTTCATATTGATGCGGTGGTAGTACGTTCTGGCACAGCTTCCAAATTAGAGCGAAACATACCTAATAATGACAGTGTTTTTAGCTATTATCGTCACCTGATTGTTAGCTTGGACTATGCCAAAGCAGAACGTCGTCGCGCTAGTTTTATAACTCATTGCCCTGACTTAGTGATTGTGGATGAAGCACATACTTGCGCCCGTCCAAATAAAACTACTACATCTCAGCAGCAGCGACACCAGCTGATTACAGAAATTGCTCAAAAACAAGAACAACATTTACTGTTACTTACAGCTACTCCTCACAGTGGGATTGAAGAATCTTTTCTCTCACTTTTAGGTTTGTTGAAGCCGGAGTTTGAGCATTTCAATCTCAATAGCTTAACTGACAAACAACGTGACCACTTAGCCAATCATTTTGTTCAGCGTAGACGGGCAGATGTCAAGCTTTGGCTAGGGAATGAAACTCCTTTTCCTGAACGAGAGTCAAGCGAGGAATCATATAAGTTATCGAAAGAGTACAAAGAACTATTTGATGAAGTCTATGATTTTGCCCGTGGTCTAGTGAAAACGACTACGGCGGACATGAGTCATGCTCAACGTCGGGGAAGATACTGGTCGGCTTTGGCTTTGATTCGTTGTGTCATGTCTTCACCTGCGGCTGCGATCGCTACATTAAATCGCCAAGTTAGTAAATCAGGTGATCGCTTATTGGCTGATTTAGACGAAGATTTGATGAGTTCTTATGTTCATGATCCCACAGAACAGGAACAAGCCGTTGATGCTTCGCCAACTTTGGTCATAGAACAGGGACAGCAGAGTTACAAAGACGCAGACAAACGTAAACTTAAAGCTTTTGTGCAAGCAGCAGAGAAGTTACAAGGTGGCAAAGACCAAAAGCTGCAATCGTGCATTGCTACGGTAGAATCTTTCCTCAAAGACGAGATGAACCCGATTGTCTGGTGTCGCTATATTGCTACGGCAAATTATGTAGCTGATGCTCTCAAACAGAAATTAGAGAAGAAAGGTAGCCAGATCCGCGTAATTGCAATTACTGGAGAACTTTCTGAAGATGAGCGGGAAACTCGACTAGAAGAGTTAAAATCTTATCCACAACGAGTGCTAGTTGCTACAGACTGTTTGAGTGAAGGGGTAAACCTGCAAACGCACTTCAGTGCAGTAATTCACTACGATTTACCCTGGAATCCTAACCGGTTAGAACAACGTGAAGGACGTATTGACCGCTACGGCCAAACAGCAACTAAGGTGAAAGCCTGCTTGCTTTATGGTCGAGATAATCCTGTTGATGGTGCAGTTCTGGATGTTCTGATTCGTAAAGCTGTGCAGATTCACAAGTCTTTAGGAATTACTGTTCCCGTACCAATGGAAAGTACTACTGTAGCGGAAGCAGTATTTAAATCCCTTTTTGAACGTACTACTGAGGTTATTCAGTTATCGCTGTTTGAGTTTCAAGAAGAATCTGCGGTTGATAAAGTCCATAAGAATTGGGACAAGGCAGTAGAACGCGAAAAAACCAATCGGACTCGCTTTGCTCAACGTGCCATTAAACCTGAGCAAGTAGAACAGGAATTAATTGACTCTGACCAGATTTTAGGGAATGAGCAGGATGTAGAGCGGTTTGTCTTGTCGGCCTGCGATCGCATATCTTGTTCTTTAATTAAGAAAAAGCAGGGATGGTTACTTTCCCAACCACCGGATTTTCTCAAGTCAACGTTAGGGGATAAGTCGCGTTTACTCTCTTTTACCACCCCAGCACCGGAGGGTGTGGAATACGTAGGACGAAATCACCCTTTAGTAGAAGGCTTGGCACGGTACATCTTAGAAGATGCACTTTCCCATAATATAGAACCAATCGCAGCAAGATGCGGTTTTACTACAACTAATGCGGTACAAAAGCGCACAACTTTGCTGCTAGTAAGGTTACGGCATTTGTTAGATAGGTCTAAACGTACTACAGAAACGCGAAATACCACATCTCTACTAGCGGAAGAATGCGCGGTTATTGGCTTTACAGGTTCGCCCTCTAGCCCTAGCTGGTTGACGCAGTTGGAAGCAACATCACTACTGCAACAAGCCAAGCCAGTCAGCGATGTTACTAAAGCTATGAAGCAGATAGAAATTGGTGAGTTACTCCAAAGGTTAGAAGAACTCCAGCCAGATTTGGAAAAGTTTGCCAGAGAAAGAGCAGAAGAACTTTTACAAAGCCATAGACGCGTCAGAGCAATGACCCAAGAAGGTCGAATTCGCGTCACTCCCCAATTGCCGATGGATGTTCTCGGCATTTTCATCCTCCACCCGGACGTAAGTAAAAGGCTGGTAGTCGTGCAAAGTACTTCTACCTGCCAGTAA